One window of the Camarhynchus parvulus chromosome 2, STF_HiC, whole genome shotgun sequence genome contains the following:
- the AGR3 gene encoding anterior gradient protein 3 isoform X1, whose translation MLHSTLALSLLLIAVTSNLAMAIKKEKRAPQTLSRGWGDEITWVQTYEEGLYQAKKSNKPLMVIHHLEDCQYCQALKKAFAENEEIQEMAQNNFIMLNLMHETTDKNLSPDGQYVPRIMFVDPSLTVRADITGRYSNRLYTYEPQDMMFLIENMKKALRLIQTEL comes from the exons ATGCTCCATTCTACACTGGCCTTGTCCCTCCTGCTAATTGCAGTCACTTCCAACCTTGCCATGgcaattaaaaaggaaaaacgaGCACCTCAGACACTGTCAAGAG gGTGGGGAGATGAAATTACATGGGTACAGACTTATGAAGAAGGGCTTTATCAAGCAAAGAAAAG tAACAAGCCACTGATGGTAATTCATCATTTGGAAGACTGTCAATACTGCCAAg CGCTGAAGAAAGCTTTcgcagaaaatgaagaaatacaggaaatggCCCAAAATAACTTCATTATGCTGAATCTCATG CATGAAACCACAGATAAAAACCTGTCACCTGATGGACAATACGTGCCTCGAATCATGTTTGTAg ACCCATCTCTCACAGTAAGAGCTGATATCACAGGAAGATACTCCAACCGGCTGTACACATACGAGCCGCAGGACATGATGTTCC taataGAGAACATGAAGAAAGCACTACGCCTCATTCAGACAGAACTGTAA
- the AGR3 gene encoding anterior gradient protein 3 isoform X2, which produces MLHSTLALSLLLIAVTSNLAMAIKKEKRAPQTLSRGWGDEITWVQTYEEGLYQAKKSNKPLMVIHHLEDCQYCQALKKAFAENEEIQEMAQNNFIMLNLMHETTDKNLSPDGQYVPRIMFVVIENMKKALRLIQTEL; this is translated from the exons ATGCTCCATTCTACACTGGCCTTGTCCCTCCTGCTAATTGCAGTCACTTCCAACCTTGCCATGgcaattaaaaaggaaaaacgaGCACCTCAGACACTGTCAAGAG gGTGGGGAGATGAAATTACATGGGTACAGACTTATGAAGAAGGGCTTTATCAAGCAAAGAAAAG tAACAAGCCACTGATGGTAATTCATCATTTGGAAGACTGTCAATACTGCCAAg CGCTGAAGAAAGCTTTcgcagaaaatgaagaaatacaggaaatggCCCAAAATAACTTCATTATGCTGAATCTCATG CATGAAACCACAGATAAAAACCTGTCACCTGATGGACAATACGTGCCTCGAATCATGTTTGTAg taataGAGAACATGAAGAAAGCACTACGCCTCATTCAGACAGAACTGTAA